From one Bombyx mori chromosome 5, ASM3026992v2 genomic stretch:
- the LOC101739364 gene encoding NADH dehydrogenase [ubiquinone] 1 alpha subcomplex assembly factor 2, which translates to MSNGEYRQVWRIVFRNFINSLRPKQVTGNNVGKDYIGNTYFEIPASPSEGKRKPSRWYDPPKGQDFQNPIPAEWESWLRMRRKEPPSEEEIAKNVAIAQIKKENAAKIEMKRLAEGGSLPAVPERGPQSYPTYDEYSTGDSEGVHSNKK; encoded by the exons ATGTCTAATGGAGAATATCGACAAGTATGGCGCATTGTTTTtagaaatttcattaattcactTAGACCAAAACAGGTTACTGGAAACAATGTTG GTAAAGATTACATAGGTAACACTTATTTTGAAATACCTGCTAGTCCAAGTGAAGGTAAAAGAAAGCCATCACGTTGGTATGATCCACCTAAAGGTCAGGATTTCCAAAATCCAATACCAGCCGAATGGGAGTCCTGGTTGAGAATGAGAAG AAAAGAACCACCATCAGAAGAGGAAATAGCAAAAAATGTTGCTATAGCCCAAATAAAGAAGGAGAATGCTGCTAAAATTGAAATGAAGAGGCTTGCAGAGGGCGGATCTCTCCCGGCAGTTCCAGAGAGAGGGCCTCAGTCGTACCCAACTTATGATGAATATTCTACTGGAGACTCAGAAGGTGTCCACtcaaacaaaaaatga